In the genome of Notamacropus eugenii isolate mMacEug1 chromosome 5, mMacEug1.pri_v2, whole genome shotgun sequence, one region contains:
- the KIAA2013 gene encoding uncharacterized protein KIAA2013 homolog produces the protein MWLQQRLKGLPGLLSSSWARRVLGLIGFVLLLSWYVGGRARRTGSGAGPSLHLLPWSSGPGEPRAAAPQACVEAATRAWRALQERGEAVPLSARAPDGAAAPESAPAAPPALVGNGFLALDVSRNRLWVTPGERQAPVAPELAPFVQLRPLSAQAEAGAAALLLRQGLVRRVRCLQPPEPPPGAGAGAGGAAGAGGPAAPAGAGAQCVLLQEDFLAHRARPHLYVQRIHIHNPTERVAALWTVGPTPRPPLKAFSSALEKAGDHQFLLHSGHSPPLPNGKVNLVVVAAKKLVDLLQVAPKSLLDEAVLWVVYISEPVDLRALKAKGAKEMKELKALQDMARKEILELMDIPVADLLQEHQQLWAQLFASGVEMKKINDAHTPSSLTVNLTLYYMLSCSPAPLLSPTLSRWERDQMESTLNYEDHCFSGHATMHAENLWPGRLSSVLQILQLSDVWKLTLQKRGCKGLVKVGAPGIMQGMVLSFGGLQFTENHLQFQADPDVLHNSYILHGIHYKTDHINLAVLLDGEGKPFLHVSVKPHSPPVKIYACEAGCLNEPVELTSEPQGHTFPVMVTQPITPLLYISTDLLHLQDLRHTLHLKAILAHEEHMAKQYPGLPFLFWFSVASLITLFHLFLFKLIYNEYCGPGAKSLFRSKEDPSV, from the exons ATGTGGCTGCAGCAGCGGCTCAAGGGGCTGCCGGGGCTGCTGTCCAGTAGCTGGGCCCGCCGCGTGCTAGGGCTGATAGGCTTCGTGCTGCTGCTCTCGTGGTACGTGGGCGGGCGGGCAAGGCGGACGGGTTCGGGAGCCGGGCCGAGCCTGCACCTGCTGCCCTGGAGCTCGGGCCCCGGCGAGCCTCGCGCCGCGGCGCCGCAGGCCTGCGTGGAGGCGGCCACCCGCGCGTGGCGGGCGCTGCAGGAGCGCGGCGAGGCGGTGCCGCTGAGCGCCCGGGCCCCAGACGGCGCCGCGGCCCCGGAGTCCGCCCCGGCCGCGCCGCCCGCCCTGGTAGGCAACGGCTTCCTGGCCCTGGACGTGAGCCGCAACCGGCTGTGGGTGACGCCCGGCGAGCGGCAGGCGCCCGTGGCCCCGGAGCTGGCGCCCTTCGTGCAGCTGCGGCCGCTGAGCGCGCAGGCCGAGGCGGGCGCCGCCGCGCTGCTGCTGCGCCAGGGCCTGGTGCGGCGCGTGCGCTGCCTGCAGCCGCCCGAGCCGCCgcccggggccggggccggggccggagGGGCAGCTGGGGCCGGGGGGCCGGCGGCGCCCGCGGGAGCCGGGGCGCAGTGCGTGCTGCTGCAGGAGGACTTCCTGGCGCACCGCGCGCGGCCCCACCTCTACGTGCAGCGCATCCACATCCACAACCCCACGGAGCGCGTGGCCGCGCTCTGGACAGTGGGTCCCACTCCCAGGCCGCCCCTCAAGGCCTTCAGCAGCGCCCTGGAGAAGGCCGGCGACCACCAGTTCCTGCTGCACTCGGGACACTCGCCCCCGCTGCCCAACGGCAAGGTGAACCTGGTGGTGGTGGCCGCCAAGAAGCTGGTGGACCTGCTCCAGGTGGCCCCCAAGTCGCTGCTGGACGAGGCCGTGCTGTGGGTGGTCTACATCTCGGAGCCTGTGGACCTGCGGGCCCTGAAGGCCAAGGGGGCCAAggagatgaaggaactgaaggcCCTGCAGGACATGGCCCGAAAGGAGATCTTGGAGCTGATGGACATCCCTGTGGCCGATCTCCTCCAGGAGCACCAGCAGCTCTGGGCCCAGCTCTTCGCCTCAG GGGTTGAAATGAAGAAGATCAATGATGCTCATACACCATCTAGCCTGACTGTCAACTTGACGCTGTACTACATGCTATCCTGCTCACCAGCCCCTCTGCTGAGTCCTACCCTGAGTCGCTGGGAACGAGACCAGATGGAGTCAACTCTGAATTATGAAGACCATTGCTTCAGTGGGCATGCAACCATGCATGCGGAGAACCTTTGGCCAGGAAGGTTGTCCAGTGTTCTCCAGATCCTGCAGCTCTCTGATGTATGGAAGTTAACACTCCAGAAACGTGGGTGCAAGGGACTGGTGAAGGTGGGGGCCCCAGGAATTATGCAAGGAATGGTGCTCAGCTTTGGGGGTCTGCAGTTCACAGAAAACCACCTTCAGTTCCAGGCAGATCCTGATGTGCTCCACAACAGCTACATCTTACACGGGATCCACTAcaaaactgatcatatcaactTGGCTGTCCTTCTGGATGGGGAGGGAAAACCATTCTTGCACGTATCTGTCAAGCCCCACAGCCCACCGGTCAAGATCTATGCCTGTGAGGCTGGGTGCCTGAATGAGCCTGTGGAACTGACCTCAGAGCCCCAAGGTCACACTTTCCCTGTCATGGTGACCCAGCCCATCACCCCCCTCCTCTACATCTCTACAGATCTGTTGCACTTACAAGACCTGAGGCACACCCTGCACCTGAAAGCGATTCTGGCCCACGAGGAACACATGGCCAAACAGTACCCTGGCCTGCCCTTCCTCTTCTGGTTCAGTGTGGCCTCCCTCATCACGTTGTTCCACCTCTTTCTGTTCAAACTCATCTACAATGAATACTGTGGGCCCGGAGCCAAGTCGCTCTTCAGGAGTAAG GAAGATCCCAGTGTCTGA